In Romboutsia lituseburensis, a genomic segment contains:
- the mglC gene encoding galactose/methyl galactoside ABC transporter permease MglC has protein sequence MKSQAKESLNDKTSMKEFFTNNAMQLVLVALLVVIIFIEPQFLSINNLRNILAQSSIRIIIALGVGGIIVTQGTDLSAGRIIGLAAVISASLLQATDYAYRMYPDLQRLPIVVPILLTMALCGLMGVMNGWAVAKLKTPPFIATMGTMLIAYGLTSLYFDRPPYGAQPIAGLDPAFTKLAQGNIGTGNFRIPYLIIYAVIISIIMWFVWNKTKLGKNMFAIGGNPEAAEVSGVNVARNIIIIYLIAGALYGLAGSLEAARVGSATNNTGFMYEMDAIAACVVGGVSFAGGVGSIGGIITGVLIFQVINYGLAFIGVSTYLQFIVKGIIIIAAVALDTRKYTKKS, from the coding sequence ATGAAATCACAAGCTAAGGAAAGTTTAAATGATAAAACTTCTATGAAGGAGTTTTTTACTAACAATGCAATGCAATTAGTTTTAGTTGCACTACTAGTAGTTATAATTTTTATAGAACCGCAGTTCCTTTCTATAAATAATCTTAGGAATATATTAGCGCAGTCGTCTATACGTATAATAATAGCACTAGGTGTAGGCGGTATAATAGTAACGCAAGGTACAGATCTTTCTGCAGGAAGAATAATTGGTTTAGCAGCGGTAATATCAGCATCGTTATTACAAGCAACTGATTATGCATATCGAATGTATCCTGATCTTCAAAGATTACCTATAGTAGTACCTATTTTGTTAACTATGGCACTTTGCGGACTTATGGGGGTTATGAATGGATGGGCTGTAGCAAAGCTTAAGACACCACCGTTTATAGCAACAATGGGTACTATGCTTATTGCATATGGTTTAACATCATTATACTTTGATAGGCCACCATATGGGGCACAGCCTATAGCAGGTTTAGATCCTGCATTTACAAAGTTAGCCCAAGGAAATATAGGAACTGGTAATTTTAGAATTCCATATCTTATAATTTATGCAGTTATAATTTCTATAATAATGTGGTTTGTATGGAATAAAACAAAGCTTGGTAAAAATATGTTTGCAATAGGTGGAAATCCTGAAGCAGCGGAAGTATCAGGAGTAAATGTAGCTAGAAATATTATTATAATATATTTAATAGCAGGGGCGTTGTATGGATTAGCAGGATCATTAGAAGCAGCAAGGGTTGGTAGTGCAACAAATAATACAGGGTTTATGTATGAAATGGATGCTATAGCTGCATGTGTTGTTGGAGGAGTATCTTTTGCAGGAGGGGTAGGAAGTATAGGTGGAATCATAACTGGGGTATTAATATTCCAGGTCATAAATTATGGCTTAGCATTTATAGGTGTTAGTACATATTTACAATTTATAGTAAAAGGTATAATAATAATAGCAGCAGTTGCATTAGACACAAGAAAATACACTAAAAAATCATAA
- the mglA gene encoding galactose/methyl galactoside ABC transporter ATP-binding protein MglA: MENIKNKFVLEMIDISKEFPGVKALSEVNLKVKPGTVHALMGENGAGKSTLMKCLFGIYQKNSGEIFLDGKEVNFQNTRQALDNGVSMVHQELNQVRQRNILDNIWLGRYPKKGLFIDEQKMYEDTVKIFKDLDINIDPRQKVGSLSVSQMQMVEIAKAVSYDSKVIVMDEPTSSLTEKEVEHLFRIIDKLRKNNVAIIYISHKMEEILKISDYVTVMRDGQLIDTKKSSEITIDHIISMMVGRDMSNRFPPKQNHPSEIILEVEGLTENTKFGLKDISFSLRKGEILGVAGLVGSKRTEIVEALFGMRKTDAGKIKLHNKEIINKNPRSAMENGFALVTEERRSTGIFPQLSIEFNSTISNMNSYRSNLLFLSNKKMGNDTKWVIESMKVKTPSTKTPIGSLSGGNQQKVIIGRWLLTNPEVLMLDEPTRGIDVGAKYEIYQLINELASKEKGIIMISSEMPELIGVTDRILVMSNGRVAGIVDSKNTTQEEIMKLSAKFLEGDSYEITS; this comes from the coding sequence TTGGAAAATATAAAAAATAAATTTGTATTAGAGATGATAGATATATCAAAAGAATTTCCAGGAGTAAAAGCTTTATCAGAGGTAAACTTAAAGGTAAAACCAGGAACAGTTCATGCATTAATGGGGGAAAATGGAGCTGGAAAATCAACTCTGATGAAATGTTTATTTGGAATTTATCAAAAAAACTCAGGTGAAATATTTTTAGACGGTAAAGAAGTTAATTTTCAAAATACAAGACAAGCTTTAGACAATGGAGTATCGATGGTTCATCAAGAACTTAATCAAGTTAGGCAAAGAAATATATTAGATAATATATGGTTAGGAAGGTATCCAAAGAAAGGTTTATTTATAGATGAACAAAAAATGTATGAAGATACAGTTAAGATATTTAAAGATTTAGACATAAATATAGATCCTAGACAAAAGGTAGGGTCTTTATCTGTATCACAAATGCAAATGGTGGAAATTGCTAAAGCAGTGTCTTATGATTCAAAAGTTATAGTTATGGATGAACCAACTTCATCTCTTACAGAAAAAGAAGTTGAACATTTATTTAGAATTATTGACAAATTAAGGAAAAATAATGTTGCTATAATTTATATATCTCATAAAATGGAAGAAATATTAAAAATATCAGACTATGTAACCGTTATGAGAGATGGACAATTAATAGATACAAAAAAATCTAGTGAAATAACAATCGATCATATCATAAGTATGATGGTAGGAAGAGATATGTCAAATAGATTCCCTCCAAAACAAAATCATCCAAGTGAAATAATATTAGAAGTAGAAGGATTAACTGAAAATACAAAGTTTGGATTAAAAGATATAAGCTTTAGCTTGAGAAAGGGAGAAATATTAGGTGTAGCAGGACTTGTTGGATCTAAAAGAACAGAAATTGTAGAAGCTTTATTTGGAATGAGAAAAACAGATGCTGGAAAAATTAAGTTGCATAATAAAGAAATTATTAATAAAAATCCAAGAAGTGCTATGGAAAATGGATTTGCTTTAGTTACAGAGGAAAGAAGAAGTACAGGAATATTTCCACAACTAAGCATTGAATTTAACTCTACAATATCAAATATGAATTCATACAGATCGAATTTATTATTTTTATCAAATAAAAAAATGGGAAATGATACTAAATGGGTAATAGAGTCTATGAAAGTAAAAACTCCATCAACAAAAACTCCTATAGGTAGCTTATCAGGAGGCAATCAGCAGAAGGTAATTATAGGAAGATGGCTTTTAACAAATCCAGAAGTACTTATGCTAGATGAGCCTACAAGGGGAATAGATGTAGGTGCAAAATATGAAATTTATCAACTAATAAATGAATTAGCAAGTAAAGAAAAAGGGATAATAATGATATCATCAGAAATGCCGGAATTAATAGGGGTAACAGATAGAATTTTAGTAATGAGCAACGGAAGGGTTGCAGGAATAGTTGATTCTAAAAATACTACACAAGAAGAGATAATGAAATTATCAGCAAAGTTTTTAGAGGGGGATAGTTATGAAATCACAAGCTAA